One Amaranthus tricolor cultivar Red isolate AtriRed21 chromosome 1, ASM2621246v1, whole genome shotgun sequence DNA window includes the following coding sequences:
- the LOC130814799 gene encoding homogentisate phytyltransferase 1, chloroplastic-like gives MENTKYETLKLTQVESQISRRVNGKTVHASKIEAETKVNVAKTRVKSFSQALNAFYKFTRPYSIYATIAFLISTSLLAVENLSDFSPLFFVRVVEGIIVIILCVIYAVGINQICDMEIDKINKPYLPLASGELSITNGILISTTSAVMSLLLAWRSGSPYLLWIAVVYIVAGFGYSVDLPMLRWKKYSFVATLSFVVARATVQTVFYLHIQVFFFGRPIIFSNTFTFGIMIIGFFSVVTGLFKDIPDIEGDRRNGIKTLAVKLGDKKMFQLCVCLLEVAFIFGILVGGKQASTTWSRCTMVVGHSILGIYVWYRAKSIDIRSSVAAESFYMLLWQVMSVEYLLIPLLR, from the exons ATGGAGAACACAAAATATGAAACTTTAAAGTTAACTCAAGTAGAGAGTCAAATAAGCCGAAGGGTTAATGGAAAGACGGTGCATGCAAGCAAAATTGAAGCTGAAACAAAAGTAAATGTAGCAAAAACAAGAGTCAAATCTTTTTCACAAGCTCTTAATGCATTCTATAAATTCACTCGTCCTTATTCCATCTATGCAACg ATTGCTTTTTTAATATCAACGTCATTGCTTGCGGTAGAGAATCTCTCGGATTTTAGTCCATTATTTTTTGTCAGAGTTGTTGAG ggaattatagttataatattGTGCGTAATTTATGCCGTTGGTATAAATCAAATTTGCGACATGGAGATTGATAAG ATTAACAAGCCATATCTGCCATTGGCCTCCGGTGAATTATCTATTACAAACGGGATTCTGATATCTACAACCAGTGCTGTTATG AGTTTGTTACTCGCATGGAGATCAGGATCGCCATACTTATTATGGATTGCTGTAGTCTACATTGTTGCAGGGTTTGGATACTCAGTTGAT CTTCCAATGTTGAGATGGAAGAAATATTCTTTTGTTGCAACATTGTCTTTTGTCGTAGCTCGCGCAACAGTGCAAACTGTATTCTATTTGCACATACAG GTTTTCTTCTTTGGACGACCAATTATCTTCTCAAATACTTTTACTTTCGGGATTATGATTATAGGTTTCTTTTCCGTTGTAACTGGACTATTTAAG GATATACCCGATATTGAAGGAGATAGGAGGAACGGAATCAAAACTCTAGCGGTTAAATTGGGCGACAAAAAG ATGTTTCAACTCTGTGTATGCCTACTTGAAGTAGCTTTCATTTTTGGAATTCTAGTGGGAGGAAAACAAGCTTCAACAACTTGGAGCAGATGCACTATG GTCGTAGGACATTCAATATTGGGCATATATGTTTGGTACCGTGCCAAAAGCATTGACATACGTAGCAGTGTTGCCGCTGAGTCCTTTTATATGTTACTCTGGCAA GTTATGAGCGTGGAATACTTGTTGATACCACTTTTAAGATAA
- the LOC130814776 gene encoding metal tolerance protein 4-like isoform X2, which yields MEKNMEGGSELDDAKKPLLNKIVNGRDEVVHCQYSFTSLMNDFLSKLPQKVQIALDPESPFDFNLSHTSGLIRAEKEYYERQVATLKSFEEVDGLDSPLDINEEEEDQEQAQHERAMNISNVANIILLVLKIYATLRSGSLAIAASTLDSLLDLMAGGILWFTHLSMKNINIYQYPIGKLRVQPVGIVIFAAVMATLGFQVLIEAVEKLIRNEPFPKLTHEQLIWLYSIMLFATFVKLALWVYCRSSGNRIVRAYAKDHYFDVVTNVVGLIAAVLGDRFYWWIDPFGAIALAVYTITNWSGTVLENAVSLVGQAAPPEVLQKLTYLVIRHHTQIKRVDTVRAYTFGALYFVEVDIELPEDLPLKEAHAIGESLQIKIEMLPEVERAFVHLDFECDHKPEHSVLNKLPNTQP from the exons ATGG agaaaaatatgGAAGGAGGAAGTGAATTGGATGATGCTAAGAAGCCGTTGTTGAACAAGATTGTGAATGGAAGAGATGAAGTAGTGCATTGTCAATACTCTTTTACAAGTTTGATGAATGACTTTCTTTCTAAGCTCCCTCAAAAAGTGCAAATTGCTTTGGATCCTGAATCCCCTTTTGATTTTAACCTTTCCCATACTTCTGGGTTGATTCGAG CGGAGAAGGAGTACTATGAAAGACAAGTAGCAACATTGAAGTCGTTTGAGGAGGTAGACGGTTTAGATTCACCCCTAGACATCAACGAGGAAGAAGAAGACCAAGAACAAGCCCAACACGAAAGAGCAATGAACATTTCCAATGTAGCCAACATTATCTTGCTTGTACTAAAG ATATATGCAACTTTAAGAAGTGGGTCTTTAGCTATAGCAGCATCAACACTGGACTCATTATTAGATCTGATGGCCGGTGGGATTCTTTGGTTCACGCATTTGTCGATGAAAAACATCAATATTTACCAGTATCCTATCGGAAAACTAAGGGTTCAACCGGTTGGAATTGTGATTTTTGCTGCTGTCATGGCCACTCTAG GGTTTCAAGTGCTAATTGAAGCTGTGGAAAAGCTGATAAGGAATGAACCTTTTCCAAAGTTAACTCATGAACAGCTTATCTGGCTCTATTCCATCATGCTTTTTGCTACATTTGTAAAACTCGCACTCTGGGTTTACTGCAGAAGTTCGGGGAATAGGATTGTTCGCGCTTATGCAAAG GATCATTACTTTGATGTGGTGACAAATGTTGTGGGTTTGATTGCTGCAGTTCTTGGTGACCGATTTTATTGGTGGATTGATCCTTTTGGTGCTATTGCTCTTGCTGTTTATACCATTACCAATTGGTCTGGAACAGTTCTTGAAAATGCAG TATCTCTAGTAGGACAAGCAGCTCCCCCTGAAGTCCTGCAGAAACTCACATACCTTGTAATAAGGCATCATACTCAAATAAAACGAGTCGATACAGTTCGAGCATACACATTCGGGGCTCTATACTTCGTCGAG GTTGATATTGAGCTACCAGAAGACTTGCCCTTAAAAGAAGCCCATGCTATTGGAGAGTCATTGCAGATAAAGATCGAGATGCTCCCAGAAGTCGAGAGGGCATTCGTGCATCTCGATTTCGAGTGTGATCATAAACCCGAGCATTCGGTTCTCAACAAATTACCTAATACTCAGCCTTAA
- the LOC130810734 gene encoding uncharacterized protein LOC130810734, translating into MKVRKSISVDRDLNDDFEGDLQVCENYRGIKLLSHAMKLWERVIEKRIRRETVIREMIGANSNNRKRTGRRVVALLLPGECDFSELVTNRRSASGMQCSGQKVSDESWHMWDDSLLWLWTIMLRSVDVRRVMAFCGTTRRFFSRLVATYIHTSMGMTESFLIKVGLHEGSALSPFIFTVIMEEISNSILETIPWCMLFNDNIVLVAETKEEANSKLEEWRGRFGGGTESIEKLEVTIGGEVVACTFKFKYLGSMIQSNGEIDGDVTNRIQAG; encoded by the exons ATGAAGGTCAGAAAGAGTATATCGGTGGATCGAGACCTTAATGATGATTTTGAG GGTGATTTACAAGTATGCGAGAACTATAGAgggatcaaacttctaagccatgCTATGAaactgtgggaaagagtgatcgAGAAAAGAATTAGACGAGAGACGGTAATTAGAGAGATGATAGGTGCAAATTCTaataaccgcaagcgcacg GGGCGACGAGTAGTCGCTTTGCTACTGCCTGGGGAATGTGACTTCAGTGAGTTGGTGACGAATCGTCGCTCAGCCTCTGGAATGCAATGCTCAGGTCAAAAAGtaagcgacgagtcgtggcataTGTGGGACGATTCGTTGCTTTGGCTCTGGACTATTATGTTGAGATCAGTAGATGTGCGACGAGTCATGGCATTTTGtgggacgactcgtcgcttttttTCTAGACT AGTGGCGACTTACATACATACATCGATGGGCATGACAGAGTCTTTTCTAattaaagtgggactacatGAGGGATCGGCACTAAGTCCTTTCATTTTCACGGTCATTATGGAGGAAATCTCTAATTCCATCCTGGAAACCATACCATGGTGCATGCTTTTTAACGACAATATAGTTTTGGTCGCAGAAACCAAGGAGGAggctaatagtaaattggaagagtggaggGGACGCTTTGGAGG TGGGACGGAATCGATAGAGAAGCTAGAGGTAACCATAGGAGGAGAAGTTGTTGCATGTACgttcaagttcaaatatttgggatcgatGATTCAGAGcaatggggagattgatggagacgttactaatcgtatacaagcgggttga
- the LOC130814776 gene encoding metal tolerance protein 4-like isoform X3, with protein MEGGSELDDAKKPLLNKIVNGRDEVVHCQYSFTSLMNDFLSKLPQKVQIALDPESPFDFNLSHTSGLIRAEKEYYERQVATLKSFEEVDGLDSPLDINEEEEDQEQAQHERAMNISNVANIILLVLKIYATLRSGSLAIAASTLDSLLDLMAGGILWFTHLSMKNINIYQYPIGKLRVQPVGIVIFAAVMATLGFQVLIEAVEKLIRNEPFPKLTHEQLIWLYSIMLFATFVKLALWVYCRSSGNRIVRAYAKDHYFDVVTNVVGLIAAVLGDRFYWWIDPFGAIALAVYTITNWSGTVLENAVSLVGQAAPPEVLQKLTYLVIRHHTQIKRVDTVRAYTFGALYFVEVDIELPEDLPLKEAHAIGESLQIKIEMLPEVERAFVHLDFECDHKPEHSVLNKLPNTQP; from the exons atgGAAGGAGGAAGTGAATTGGATGATGCTAAGAAGCCGTTGTTGAACAAGATTGTGAATGGAAGAGATGAAGTAGTGCATTGTCAATACTCTTTTACAAGTTTGATGAATGACTTTCTTTCTAAGCTCCCTCAAAAAGTGCAAATTGCTTTGGATCCTGAATCCCCTTTTGATTTTAACCTTTCCCATACTTCTGGGTTGATTCGAG CGGAGAAGGAGTACTATGAAAGACAAGTAGCAACATTGAAGTCGTTTGAGGAGGTAGACGGTTTAGATTCACCCCTAGACATCAACGAGGAAGAAGAAGACCAAGAACAAGCCCAACACGAAAGAGCAATGAACATTTCCAATGTAGCCAACATTATCTTGCTTGTACTAAAG ATATATGCAACTTTAAGAAGTGGGTCTTTAGCTATAGCAGCATCAACACTGGACTCATTATTAGATCTGATGGCCGGTGGGATTCTTTGGTTCACGCATTTGTCGATGAAAAACATCAATATTTACCAGTATCCTATCGGAAAACTAAGGGTTCAACCGGTTGGAATTGTGATTTTTGCTGCTGTCATGGCCACTCTAG GGTTTCAAGTGCTAATTGAAGCTGTGGAAAAGCTGATAAGGAATGAACCTTTTCCAAAGTTAACTCATGAACAGCTTATCTGGCTCTATTCCATCATGCTTTTTGCTACATTTGTAAAACTCGCACTCTGGGTTTACTGCAGAAGTTCGGGGAATAGGATTGTTCGCGCTTATGCAAAG GATCATTACTTTGATGTGGTGACAAATGTTGTGGGTTTGATTGCTGCAGTTCTTGGTGACCGATTTTATTGGTGGATTGATCCTTTTGGTGCTATTGCTCTTGCTGTTTATACCATTACCAATTGGTCTGGAACAGTTCTTGAAAATGCAG TATCTCTAGTAGGACAAGCAGCTCCCCCTGAAGTCCTGCAGAAACTCACATACCTTGTAATAAGGCATCATACTCAAATAAAACGAGTCGATACAGTTCGAGCATACACATTCGGGGCTCTATACTTCGTCGAG GTTGATATTGAGCTACCAGAAGACTTGCCCTTAAAAGAAGCCCATGCTATTGGAGAGTCATTGCAGATAAAGATCGAGATGCTCCCAGAAGTCGAGAGGGCATTCGTGCATCTCGATTTCGAGTGTGATCATAAACCCGAGCATTCGGTTCTCAACAAATTACCTAATACTCAGCCTTAA
- the LOC130814768 gene encoding uncharacterized protein LOC130814768: MSSLSFFLSPSTCQQPSLSNRLKLNSHNQCGHHHLSVALSSVQFHSSVVKHSLACATTPPQEGVVAVMNFDELVEKDWSFLESNGSNSEELDRKTDRIISAGNVVGTSKVMVSLGSDKFIDRLVDSTPCQLLLVVHESLLSLACIKERHDKVKCWQGELIFVPEKWAPLDVVFLYFLPGLPFTLEEIFKALTTRCSPGARVVISHLKGRQALAQLQRLYPDIVVSDLPDKTTLEKVASDHSFVMDEFVDDLSLYLAVLKFKK; the protein is encoded by the exons ATGTCTTCTCTTTCATTCTTCTTAAGCCCATCAACCTGCCAACAGCCTTCACTTTCTAATAGATTAAAGTTGAATTCTCATAATCAATGCGGCCATCATCATCTCTCTGTTGCATTGTCATCTGTTCAATTTCATTCATCTGTTGTTAAGCATTCACTAGCTTGTGCTACAACTCCACCACAAGAAGGGGTCGTTGCTGTAATGAATTTTGATGAATTAGTTGAGAAAGATTGGTCATTCCTTGAATCAAACGGCTCAAATTCTGAAGAACTTGACAGAAAAACTGACCGAATTATCTCTGCTGGAAATGTCGTGGGAACCTCAAAGGTTATGGTTTCTCTAGGTTCGGATAAATTTATTGATCGGTTGGTCGACTCTACCCCTTGCCAACTTTTGCTTGTTGTTCATGAATCCCTCCTATCACTTGCTTGTATAAAAGAGAGACACGACAAAGTGAAGTGTTGGCAAGGGGAGTTGATTTTCGTTCCTGAAAAATGGGCACCCTTGGATGTCGTTTTTCTGTATTTCTTGCCCGGACTTCCTTTTACACTTGAAGAGATCTTCAAAGCTCTTACGACTCGTTGTTCACCAG GTGCACGAGTGGTGATCAGTCATCTCAAAGGCAGACAGGCTTTGGCGCAGCTACAACGGCTGTACCCGGATATTGTTGTCTCCGACTTACCCGACAAGACGACGTTGGAAAAGGTTGCTTCTGATCATTCATTTGTGATGGATGAGTTTGTTGACGATTTGAGCTTATACCTGGCAGTTTTGAAGTTCAAGAAATGA
- the LOC130810742 gene encoding uncharacterized protein LOC130810742, which translates to MEDELKTIIAADQPVKMGQLLQLFKHLNPNKPTTENTTSIQTLSISEKLTNQNYTKWSRLIHLAISGRDLLNHIIDDPLSKNDPAYNQWTRSDSIVISWILENINPDLVNQYLDFPTAKTLWQGIETLYSSRRDGLQIFDLKVKTNKIKQETDTIETYYIKLLMLWKEIDRTKSYEGSRGHSHLQPVNPTKPYQFLAGINETFDKDRRDLLLLDPLPTVEEAYASIRREIMRRGIMKKEPSSDLESSGTGGKKGAKEPARFSDYNRIDRAVVGWSTDEHSSMEEGENQGAAMNIAGGWFFDYGATDTMSYDPNDFLTHEKPLKNIIKIANGEGIKNAQIGKIIGRGIERGRLYYLEEETQKGKVVLVRGSEERKLWTWHQRLGHPSVGYLEKLFPNFVGLKSEFRINTRILGPAPIVGLHGFSYFVTFIDDCTRMSWIYFLRHKSQVFRVFVEFYNIFFTQFQTQPRMFRTDNGREYINSNMQQFFKQKGFMHQTSCPDTHQQNGVTKRKNRTLLEMTRAIMLDSHVPTYLWPEAIATANYLTNRLPTKSLQYHTPLATLQTHFPIPSSHTLPPRIFGCTVFVHYSTRVRKKFQPRAVKCVLIGYGRNQKGYRCYDPLTRKGICHRVPWHSRQP; encoded by the exons atggAAGATGAATTAAAGACTATCATTGCAGCAGACCAACCGGTCAAGATGGGACAGTTGTTGCAACTGTTCAAACATTTAAACCCCAACAAACCAACCACCGAAAACACAACCAGCATCCAAACCCTCTCAATATCAGAGAAATTAACAAATCAgaattacacaaaatggtccAGGCTGATACACTTAGCCATTAGTGGACGAGATCTGCTCAACCACATCATCGACGACCCACTATCCAAGAATGACCCAGCGTACAACCAGTGGACCAGAAGTGACTCGATTGTTATCTCATGGATTTTGGAGAATATAAATCCTGATCTGGTGAATCAGTACCTTGATTTCCCAACAGCCAAAACATTGTGGCAAGGGATTGAGACGCTCTACAGTAGCAGAAGAGATGGCCTGCAAATATTCGACCTAAAGGTTAAAACCAACAAGATTAAACAAGAAACAGACACAATCGAAACATATTACATCAAATTGCTTATGTTGTGGAAAGAAATCGACAGAACCAAATCCTATGAAGGATCCAGGGGACATTCTCACCTACAACCAGTTAATCCAACAAAACCG TACCAATTTCTAGCAGGAATTAATGAGACTTTTGACAAGGATAGAAGAGATCTTCTTCTCTTAGACCCACTCCCTACAGTGGAAGAGGCCTATGCTAGTATCAGGAGAGAAATAATGAGGCGTGGTATCATGAAGAAGGAGCCCTCATCAGATCTGGAATCATCGGGCACCGGTGGA AAAAAGGGGGCAAAAGAACCGGCACGGTTTTCTGATTATAACCGGATCGATAGAGCAGTAGTAGGGTGGAGCACAGATGAACACTCATCCATGGAGGAAGGAGAGAATCAAGGGGCAGCCATGAACATCGCAG GGGGTTGGTTCTTTGATTATGGTGCTACAGATACAATGTCATATGACCCGAACGATTTTTTGACTCATGAAAAACCTCTGAAAAACATCATTAAAATAGCTAATGGGGAAGGGATTAAA AATGctcaaataggaaaaattattgggcgtggtattgagAGAGGTAGACTGTACTACTTGGAAGAGGAGACTCAAAAAGGCAAAGTGGTTCTTGTTCGCGGATCAGAGGAAAGGAAACTATGGACTTGGCATCAACGTCTTGGACATCCATCTGTAGGGTATTTAGAAAAACTGTTTCCTAATTTTGTAGGGCTAAAATCTGAGTTTCGTATAAACACTCGTATTCTA GGTCCTGCTCCTATCGTAGGCTTACATGGTTTTTCATActttgttacatttattgatgattgtacccGGATGAGTTGGATTTACTTCCTTAGACATAAATCTCAAGTGTTTCGTGTGTTTGTTGAGTTCTATAATATATTCTTTACCCAATTTCAAACCCAACCTCGCATGTTTCGAACTGATAATGGTAGAGAATACATTAATTCCAACATGCAACAATTCTTTAAACAAAAAGGCTTTATGCATCAAACCTCTTGCCCAGACACACACCAACAAAATGGAGTGACAAAACGGAAAAATCGCACACTTCTTGAGATGACCCGTGCTATTATGCTTGATTCCCATGTTCCCACTTACCTTTGGCCTGAAGCCATTGCCACTGCAAATTATCTTACCAATAGACTTCCCACAAAAAGCCTTCAATATCACACACCCCTAGCCACTCTTCAAACCCATTTTCCCATACCTTCCTCGCATACTCTACCTCCTCGTATATTTGGGTGCACAgtatttgttcattattcgaCAAGGGTACGAAAAAAATTTCAACCAAGAGCAGTAAAATGTGTTCTTATTGGATATGGAAGGAATCAGAAAGGTTATCGGTGTTATGATCCCCTGACTAGGAAAGGAATTTGTCACAGAGTGCCTTGGCATTCAAGGCAGCCTTAG
- the LOC130814776 gene encoding metal tolerance protein 4-like isoform X4, producing the protein MGMVLWSNHSQKNMEGGSELDDAKKPLLNKIVNGRDEVVHCQYSFTSLMNDFLSKLPQKVQIALDPESPFDFNLSHTSGLIRAEKEYYERQVATLKSFEEVDGLDSPLDINEEEEDQEQAQHERAMNISNVANIILLVLKIYATLRSGSLAIAASTLDSLLDLMAGGILWFTHLSMKNINIYQYPIGKLRVQPVGIVIFAAVMATLVLGDRFYWWIDPFGAIALAVYTITNWSGTVLENAVSLVGQAAPPEVLQKLTYLVIRHHTQIKRVDTVRAYTFGALYFVEVDIELPEDLPLKEAHAIGESLQIKIEMLPEVERAFVHLDFECDHKPEHSVLNKLPNTQP; encoded by the exons ATGGGTATGGTACTATGGTCCAATCATTCTC agaaaaatatgGAAGGAGGAAGTGAATTGGATGATGCTAAGAAGCCGTTGTTGAACAAGATTGTGAATGGAAGAGATGAAGTAGTGCATTGTCAATACTCTTTTACAAGTTTGATGAATGACTTTCTTTCTAAGCTCCCTCAAAAAGTGCAAATTGCTTTGGATCCTGAATCCCCTTTTGATTTTAACCTTTCCCATACTTCTGGGTTGATTCGAG CGGAGAAGGAGTACTATGAAAGACAAGTAGCAACATTGAAGTCGTTTGAGGAGGTAGACGGTTTAGATTCACCCCTAGACATCAACGAGGAAGAAGAAGACCAAGAACAAGCCCAACACGAAAGAGCAATGAACATTTCCAATGTAGCCAACATTATCTTGCTTGTACTAAAG ATATATGCAACTTTAAGAAGTGGGTCTTTAGCTATAGCAGCATCAACACTGGACTCATTATTAGATCTGATGGCCGGTGGGATTCTTTGGTTCACGCATTTGTCGATGAAAAACATCAATATTTACCAGTATCCTATCGGAAAACTAAGGGTTCAACCGGTTGGAATTGTGATTTTTGCTGCTGTCATGGCCACTCTAG TTCTTGGTGACCGATTTTATTGGTGGATTGATCCTTTTGGTGCTATTGCTCTTGCTGTTTATACCATTACCAATTGGTCTGGAACAGTTCTTGAAAATGCAG TATCTCTAGTAGGACAAGCAGCTCCCCCTGAAGTCCTGCAGAAACTCACATACCTTGTAATAAGGCATCATACTCAAATAAAACGAGTCGATACAGTTCGAGCATACACATTCGGGGCTCTATACTTCGTCGAG GTTGATATTGAGCTACCAGAAGACTTGCCCTTAAAAGAAGCCCATGCTATTGGAGAGTCATTGCAGATAAAGATCGAGATGCTCCCAGAAGTCGAGAGGGCATTCGTGCATCTCGATTTCGAGTGTGATCATAAACCCGAGCATTCGGTTCTCAACAAATTACCTAATACTCAGCCTTAA
- the LOC130814776 gene encoding metal tolerance protein 4-like isoform X1, with translation MGMVLWSNHSQKNMEGGSELDDAKKPLLNKIVNGRDEVVHCQYSFTSLMNDFLSKLPQKVQIALDPESPFDFNLSHTSGLIRAEKEYYERQVATLKSFEEVDGLDSPLDINEEEEDQEQAQHERAMNISNVANIILLVLKIYATLRSGSLAIAASTLDSLLDLMAGGILWFTHLSMKNINIYQYPIGKLRVQPVGIVIFAAVMATLGFQVLIEAVEKLIRNEPFPKLTHEQLIWLYSIMLFATFVKLALWVYCRSSGNRIVRAYAKDHYFDVVTNVVGLIAAVLGDRFYWWIDPFGAIALAVYTITNWSGTVLENAVSLVGQAAPPEVLQKLTYLVIRHHTQIKRVDTVRAYTFGALYFVEVDIELPEDLPLKEAHAIGESLQIKIEMLPEVERAFVHLDFECDHKPEHSVLNKLPNTQP, from the exons ATGGGTATGGTACTATGGTCCAATCATTCTC agaaaaatatgGAAGGAGGAAGTGAATTGGATGATGCTAAGAAGCCGTTGTTGAACAAGATTGTGAATGGAAGAGATGAAGTAGTGCATTGTCAATACTCTTTTACAAGTTTGATGAATGACTTTCTTTCTAAGCTCCCTCAAAAAGTGCAAATTGCTTTGGATCCTGAATCCCCTTTTGATTTTAACCTTTCCCATACTTCTGGGTTGATTCGAG CGGAGAAGGAGTACTATGAAAGACAAGTAGCAACATTGAAGTCGTTTGAGGAGGTAGACGGTTTAGATTCACCCCTAGACATCAACGAGGAAGAAGAAGACCAAGAACAAGCCCAACACGAAAGAGCAATGAACATTTCCAATGTAGCCAACATTATCTTGCTTGTACTAAAG ATATATGCAACTTTAAGAAGTGGGTCTTTAGCTATAGCAGCATCAACACTGGACTCATTATTAGATCTGATGGCCGGTGGGATTCTTTGGTTCACGCATTTGTCGATGAAAAACATCAATATTTACCAGTATCCTATCGGAAAACTAAGGGTTCAACCGGTTGGAATTGTGATTTTTGCTGCTGTCATGGCCACTCTAG GGTTTCAAGTGCTAATTGAAGCTGTGGAAAAGCTGATAAGGAATGAACCTTTTCCAAAGTTAACTCATGAACAGCTTATCTGGCTCTATTCCATCATGCTTTTTGCTACATTTGTAAAACTCGCACTCTGGGTTTACTGCAGAAGTTCGGGGAATAGGATTGTTCGCGCTTATGCAAAG GATCATTACTTTGATGTGGTGACAAATGTTGTGGGTTTGATTGCTGCAGTTCTTGGTGACCGATTTTATTGGTGGATTGATCCTTTTGGTGCTATTGCTCTTGCTGTTTATACCATTACCAATTGGTCTGGAACAGTTCTTGAAAATGCAG TATCTCTAGTAGGACAAGCAGCTCCCCCTGAAGTCCTGCAGAAACTCACATACCTTGTAATAAGGCATCATACTCAAATAAAACGAGTCGATACAGTTCGAGCATACACATTCGGGGCTCTATACTTCGTCGAG GTTGATATTGAGCTACCAGAAGACTTGCCCTTAAAAGAAGCCCATGCTATTGGAGAGTCATTGCAGATAAAGATCGAGATGCTCCCAGAAGTCGAGAGGGCATTCGTGCATCTCGATTTCGAGTGTGATCATAAACCCGAGCATTCGGTTCTCAACAAATTACCTAATACTCAGCCTTAA